A single window of Narcine bancroftii isolate sNarBan1 chromosome 1, sNarBan1.hap1, whole genome shotgun sequence DNA harbors:
- the LOC138745029 gene encoding zinc finger protein 774-like isoform X1 — protein sequence MCCVPWGRTALIYPLITPSQPTVMSPFQCSVCWKNFKRSSELTKHQRVHTGERPFTCPDCGKGFSGRSNLLSHQKIHSSERPFVCPECGKGFIQSSHLLTHQRVHTGERPFVCTECGKGFTQISDLRKHQRGHSGEKPFACPECEKAFTRWSNLERHRRVHTGERPFTCPECNKGFTQSSHLLRHQRGHTGERPFVCTECSERFSESRKLRRHQQVHTGERPFTCPDCGKGFTQTSLLMTHQRVHMGKKLFVCPECEKGFTNRSDLEIHQRVHTKESHFTCPEIVERNSPRPPTC from the coding sequence ATGTGCTGTGTGCCCTggggcaggactgcattgatttatccccttatCACACCCTCTCAACCCACAGTGATGAGCCCGTTTCAGTGCTCCGTCTGCTGGAAGAACTTTAAACGGTCGAGTGAGTTAACAAAAcatcagcgggtccacaccggggagagacccttcacctgccctgactGTGGCAAGGGCTTCAGCGGGCGATCAAACTTGCTGAGCCACCAGAAGATTCACAGCAGCGAAAGACCTTTCGTCTGTCCTGAGTGTGGGAAAGGCTTCATCCAGTCCTCCCACCTGTTGACCCACCAGcgagtccacaccggggagaggccgttTGTCTGCACTGAGTGTGGGAAAGGCTTCACCCAGATCTCCGACCTGCGGAAGCACCAGCGGGGTCACTCCGGTGAGAAGCCATTCGCCTGCCCCGAGTGCGAGAAGGCCTTTACTAGGTGGTCCAACCTTGAGAGACACAGGCGtgttcacaccggggagaggcccttcacctgccctgagtgcaacaagggcttcacccagagcTCCCACCTACTGAGGCACCAGCGGGGCCATACTGGGGAGAGGCCGTTCGTTTGCACCGAGTGCAGTGAGAGGTTCAGTGAGTCTCGCAAGTTAAGGAGACACCAGCAGGTCCACACCGGGgaaaggcccttcacctgcccagattgtgggaagggcttcacccagacctctctcctgatgacccaccagcgggtccacatggggaaaaagctgtttgtATGCCCCGAGTGCGAGAAGGGCTTCACCAATAGATCCGACCTTGAGATACATCAGCGGGTCCACACCAAGGAAAGTCACTTCACTTGCCCTGAGATAGTGGAAAGGAATTCACCCAGACCTCCCACCTGCTGA